One window from the genome of Megalobrama amblycephala isolate DHTTF-2021 linkage group LG4, ASM1881202v1, whole genome shotgun sequence encodes:
- the taok3a gene encoding serine/threonine-protein kinase TAO3 — MMPSSTRKGELKDAEFASLFFKDDPEEVFCDLHEIGHGSFGAVYFARNSYSNEVVAIKKMSYNGKQTTEKWQDIIKEVKFLEQLRHPNTIEYKGCYLKDNTAWLVMEYCLGSASDLLEVHKKPLQEVEIAAITHGALLGLAYLHSHNMIHRDVKAGNILLTEPGQVKLADFGSASIASPANSFVGTPYWMAPEVILAMDEGQYEGKVDVWSLGITCIELAERKPPLFNMNAMSALYHIAQNDSPTLQSNEWSDAFRSFVDYCLLKIPQDRPSSAELLRHEFVRRDRPPQVLIDLIQRTKDAVRELDNLQYRKMKKILYQEKHNGPMGESQEEEEDGDQAGCKMNSLGSNHSIPSTSVSTGSQSSSVNSLQEVPDDSCSELHHDYDSTLESSTHHKKDHHYIRDDLPHRDHRSDLRPSSSERAQAHNYKNRERFATIKSASLVTRQIHEHEQENELREQMSGYKRMRRQHQKQLIALENKLKAEMDEHRLKLQKELETHANNAFIELEKLAKKHAIQTDKEMKTLSADEKKFQQQIMAQQKKELTTFLDNQKKQYKLCKEKIKEEMSEDHSTPKKEKQERLSKHKENIQHSQAEEEAQLLGQQRAFYDRNCRAFKRKIMIKRHEFEQEQLREELNKKKTQKEMEHAMLIRQDESTQELEHRQLKTLQKLRMDLIRLQHQTELENQIEYNNRRERELHRKHVLELRQQPKNLKAMELQIKKQFQDTCKVQTKQYKALRHHQLEVTPKSEHKTVLKALKDEQTRKLAILAEQYEQSINEMMASQALRLDEAQEAECQALRQQLQQEMELLNAYQSKIKIQTEAQHERELQKLEQKVSLRRAHLEQKIEEELASLQKERTDRIKHLLDRQEREIDTFDMESLRMGFNNLGALDYPKDDYR; from the exons ATGATGCCGTCGTCCACGCGGAAGGGAGAACTGAAAGACGCAGAGTTTGCCAGCCTCTTTTTCAAAGATGACCCGGAAGAAGTCTTCTGCGACCTACACGAGATCGGCCATGGGAGTTTCGGAGCAGTGTACTTT GCCCGAAACTCCTATTCCAATGAGGTGGTGGCCATTAAGAAGATGTCCTACAATGGCAAGCAGACCACTGAG AAGTGGCAGGACATCATTAAAGAGGTGAAGTTTTTGGAACAGCTACGACACCCAAACACCATTGAATACAAAGGCTGCTACTTGAAGGACAACACAGCATGG CTTGTGATGGAGTATTGTCTCGGCTCTGCTTCAGACTTGTTAGAGG TTCACAAGAAACCCCTCCAAGAGgttgaaattgctgccattacCCACGGTGCCTTGCTAGGACTGGCTTACCTACATTCCCATAACATGATACACAG AGATGTGAAGGCTGGTAATATCCTGCTGACAGAGCCCGGTCAGGTCAAGCTGGCTGATTTTGGCTCCGCTTCCATTGCCTCTCCTGCCAACTCATTTGTGGGAACCCCATATTG GATGGCTCCAGAAGTGATTTTAGCCATGGATGAGGGTCAGTATGAGGGGAAGGTGGACGTCTGGTCTCTGGGGATCACTTGCATAGAATTGG CTGAACGCAAGCCTCCTCTCTTCAACATGAACGCTATGAGTGCCTTATACCACATCGCCCAAAACGACTCTCCCACCTTACAGTCCAATGAGTG GTCGGATGCATTCCGGAGTTTCGTTGACTACTGCCTACTAAAAATTCCTCAGGACAGACCCTCCTCAGCAGAGCTCCTGCGG CATGAGTTCGTGAGGAGAGATCGTCCTCCACAGGTCCTCATCGATCTGATCCAGAGGACGAAGGATGCAGTCAGAGAACTGGACAACTTGCAGTAccgtaaaatgaaaaaaatcctCTACCAAGAGAAACACAACGGCCCAATGGGGGAGTCCCAGGAAGAGGAGGAG GATGGAGATCAGGCAGGCTGTAAGATGAACAGTTTGGGCAGTAATCATTCCATCCCCAGCACCTCTGTGAGCACCGGCAGTCAGAGCAGCAGCGTCAACAGCCTGCAGGAGGTGCCAGATGACTCCTGCTCCGAGCTGCACCACGACTACGACAGCACCCTAGAGTCTTCCACACACCACAAAAAG GATCATCACTATATCCGTGATGACCTTCCTCATCGGGACCACCGGTCGGACCTGCGACCGTCCTCGTCGGAAAGAGCTCAGGCTCACAACTATAAAAACCGCGAGCGCTTCGCCACCATCAAGTCAGCCTCACTG GTAACACGTCAGATCCACGAACATGAGCAGGAAAATGAGCTCCGAGAGCAGATGTCGGGATACAAACGCATGCGACGGCAACACCAGAAGCAGCTGATTGCTCTGGAGAACAAGCTGAAGGCAGAGATGGACGAGCACAGATTGAAGCTCCAGAAAGAACTGGAAACCCATGCCAACAATGCCTTCATTGAGCTGGAGAAACTGGCCAAGAAGCACGCCATCCAAACGGACAAAGAA ATGAAAACACTGTCAGCTGATGAGAAGAAGTTCCAGCAGCAAATCATGGCCCAACAGAAGAAAGAGCTCACCACCTTCCTTGATAACCAGAAGAAACAGTACAAGCTGTGCAAGGAGAAGATCAAAGAG GAAATGAGTGAAGACCACAGCACGCCTAAGAAAGAGAAACAGGAGAGGCTGTCCAAACACAAGGAGAACATCCAGCACTCTCAGGCTGAAGAAGAGGCTCAGCTCCTGGGTCAGCAGAGGGCTTTCTACGACAGGAACTGCAGGGCCTTCAAACGCAAGATCATGATCAAGAGACACGAGTTTGAGCAAGAGCAGTTACGAGAG GAGTTGAATAAGAAGAAGACCCAGAAGGAAATGGAGCACGCTATGCTGATCAGACAAGACGAGTCGACTCAAGAACTTGAACACAGACAGCTGAAGACGCTACAGAAACTTCGCATGGACCTGATCCGACTACAGCACCAAACAGAGCTGGAGAACCAGATTGAATACAACAACCGTAGAGAGAGAGAACTGCACAGGAAACATGTGCTTGAACTACGGCAGCAGCCCAAGAACCTCAAG GCTATGGAGCTCCAGATAAAGAAACAGTTCCAGGATACGTGTAAAGTGCAGACGAAACAGTACAAGGCCCTGCGGCACCATCAACTAGAGGTGACCCCCAAAAGCGAGCACAAGACTGTGCTGAAAGCCCTAAAGGATGAGCAGACGCGCAAACTGGCCATTCTGGCTGAGCAGTACGAGCAGAGCATCAACGAGATGATGGCATCACAGGCA cTACGTCTGGATGAGGCTCAGGAGGCGGAGTGCCAGGCACTGAGGCAGCAGCTGCAGCAGGAGATGGAGTTACTCAATGCCTACCAGAGCAAGATCAAGATTCAGACCGAGGCTCAGCACGAGCGCGAGCTACAGAAACTGGAGCAGAAAGTCTCACTGCGCCGAGCACACCTTGAACAGAAG